From Halanaerobium saccharolyticum subsp. saccharolyticum DSM 6643:
TGTCTTAAGATTTTCTGACATATCATAGGATTTATGTTATAATTCATTGTAAATATTCTTAAATTTAACTTTTCTTATTCTAAAATACTATTTGTTTATCAAAAAAACTTCAGGAGGGTTAGAATGAAAATATCATCAGAAATTTTTGTTTACTCAATGTCTGCCCATAATCAGGCTGCTGCCAGCTGTCAACCGGGCGAGACAGTTATCTTTGAAACTCAAGATTGTTTTAGTAATCAAATCCAAAGTGAAGAAGTTCTTTTTGAATCAACTGACTGGGATACCATTAATCCAGCTACTGGCCCCTTAAAAGTGGAAGGTGCTGAAATTGGTGATACTCTAAAAGTAGAAATTAAAAAGATTGAATTAAATAATCAGGGGGTAATGGTTACAACTTCTGAAGAAAGTTATCTGGAAGAATTTATCACTGAATCAAAAACTAAAATACTACCAATTAAAAACAATAAAGTTATTTTTAATGATAAAATAAATTTTGATTTAAAACCAATGATTGGAGTAATCGGTACTTCACCGGGAGAAGATAAAAAAGCTGTCTCTTGTGGTACACCAGCCTCTCACGGAGGTAATATGGATACAAAGGTTATAATGGCAGGAACTACTCTTTATCTGCCAGTTAAAGTTCCAGGAGCTATGCTGGCAATGGGAGATCTGCATGCAGCGATGGGCGATGGAGAAGTTGGAGTAACTGGAGTTGAAGCGGCTGGAGAAGTAACAGTTAAAGTTGATCTAGTTAAAAACAAAGATTTAAGTGATCCACTGCTGGAAACTGAGGCTGCCTTTTATACAATTGCATCTGGCACTGATGTTGACGCTGCTGTTAAAAAAGCCAGCAATAATATGTTTAGATTTTTAAAAGAAAGACTAGATTTACATAATAATGAAATTTCAATGCTAATGAGTATTATCTGCGATCTGCAGATCAGTCAAGTAGTTGATCCTCAAAAAACAGCTCGAATGAGGGTCGATAAAGAAGCTTTAAAAGAATATGATTTAAAATATTAATCTAAAAATTTACAGGCTGATTTATTTGTAAAAGATCAAAAAGACTAACTCTTTTATATTTGAGTTAGTCTTTTTTTATACCTAAAAACTTTCTTATTTTATTTTTAGCATTAACAAATCTTCTTCTTTTTTGACGAGCTTCACTAACTTCCTTTTTATAATACTTCCATTTTCCTGGCGAATAATTTTTAAAGAAAATTTTCTTTTCCTGATCAGTAAATTTTAATCTTTTAAGATCATCTATTTTTTCTTTTTCAGAAAGATTGTCCTTAACCCGACCTCGATTTAAATCTATATAATATAATTTAGCTTTAGTTTCAAAATCTTTAACTAAAATATTTCCTGCATGCAGGTCATTATGAACAATATTTGCCTGATGCATGCGCTTGACTTCTTTACCTAACTGAGGCATTATTTCTTTAATTTTATATCTTTCAGGATGTTTAAAATCTTTAGCAATATCAAGCAAATTAAAATCATAATCAACATAATCAGTTATATAATAGCTGAAAATAAGTTCCTTTGTTTTACCTCGTTTTTCGATAACGGCTAAGGGCGCCGGCGTTTTAAGCCCTATTTTCTGCAGAGCTCTTGCAATCTTTAGTGACCGCTCTGCTTTAGATGGCAGCATTCGGAAACGAAGTTGATCATAGGTTTTCTTTAGATGAAACTCTTTAACTGCAATTTCTTTTTGGAGTATTGGATCAGCAATTTTAGTAATCGTATTTCTTTTATCATACAAAACTTTTGTATTTTCAATATCCTTATCATCACAAAATTTATCTAAAAATGAATTAACCCAATTTGAATCCAGATCACTGCGAACTGTAATCGTAATTTCATTTTTTTTGTAAGTTATAAAAGAATTGTTTTTTAAATTCATTGTATTCTCATCCTATATTAATAAATTTTCTGAAGCCACTCTACTTCTCTTTTCAATCCTTCTTTAAAAGAAACCTGTGGCTGATATCCTAATAATTTTTCCGCCTTAGAAGTATCTGCAGATGTATGTTTTACATCACCTTTAACCTTTTCTATATAATTAATTTTAGTATCACAATTTGTCAGTTCTTTGATTAGATCAAGGGTATCATTTAAAACTATACCTTTACCAGAGCCTCCAATATTAATAATCTCACCTGCTGGAGCTTTCTCTGCAGCTAAGATGTTGGCACGAGCAATATCACCAACATAAGTGAAATTACGACTTTGTTTACCATCGCCAAAGATATTAATTTCTCCCCCAGTTAAAAAAGCTTTAGTGAAAATATGAAAAGCCATATCTGGCCGCTGTCCTTCCCCATAGACAGTAAAATATCGTAATGATACAGTTGGCACCTTAAAATTTTTATGATATAAATAAGTTAGATTTTCACCTGCAAGCTTAGAGACTCCATAAGGAGAAACTGGCTGTAATCTATTTTTCTCCTGCATTGGTAACTGATCAGTATCACCATAGACTGAAGATGAAGATGCATAAACAAATTTCTTTAATTGTTTAGCTTCTCTGGCCGCCTCCAATAATTTTTGCGTTAAAAGAATATTATTCTGATTATATATTTCAAAATCTTCTCCCCAACTAGATCGAACACCAGCTTGAGCCGCTTGATGATATACATAATCTATATCTTTTAATAATTTTTTTAAATCAACCTGTAAAAGATCTTTTTCTAAAAAAGAAAATTTAGGATCATTTAATATATTTTCTATATTTTTTTCTTTTAAGTCACGAGAATAATAATCTGTAAAACAATCTATTCCAATAACTTCTTCTCCCTTTTCTAATAGTTCTTTGGCCAGATTAGAACCAATAAAACCTGCTGCTCCTGTTATTAGGTGTTGCAATTATATCACTCCAAATTAGTTATAAATTCTCTATTAAACATTCCCATTTTTTAATTATTGCATCTATCTCTAATTCTTTTGCTCTTTCAAAAATTCTTTTGCTCTTTCAAAAGCTTTTTTTATTAGTCTTGAAAAAGTTTTTATTAAATGCCATTGCCCTTTTTGATAATGCAGACTTCCCATTGTAATTATTGTTTTTTTAAAAAAAATATGCTCATATTTTTTTCCAACAGTGACTTTAGATTTTTCTGTAATTTTATTAATATCGTATGGGTTATATATAACTTCAATTTTGTTTTTAGGCACATTATAATTATCTGCTAATTCTTCTTTTATTTTTCTTGAGACAGAGACAACTGAATAAGCCTTTTTATAAAAAAATTTGCTTTAAGTTTATTAAAGAAATGATACCTTTTAGAAATATAATTTCTAAAAGATATCATGATTTTCTCATTTTTTCTGGTAATAATATTTTGGAAGTTTGGTTGAGGCAAAAAGCTTATGACAACATCAAAATTATACTTCTCCTTAGCTTTCTTTAAAGCTTTTATTCTTTTTATATGACTATAAATATTTGCTAAAGCATTACTTTTTCTTCTATCTGCTAAATTTATTAGTTTAGCCTTATAAGGATAAAATATCTTATTCTTATCATATACAATTAGATGTTTTTCATATTTGCTGCTGTCAAGTTTCAGAGTAAAATTAGAAACAACCCTTTCAGCCCCACCGCCACCTAAATTCGGAATAAAAAAAGCTATTTTTTTATAGCAATTCCCTCCTAAAAATCAATATCTATTTACTTAAAAATTCCTTTTCTATATTTTTTATCATATTATTAAAAGTATAATTTTCTTTATAAATTTCATGTGCATAATTACCCATTTTTTCTCTTTCCTTATTCTGAATCATTTTAAATAATGCATCCGCAAATTTTTCTTTATTTCGTGCAGTTAAATATCCAGTTTCCCCATCAATAACTAACTCTCTAACACTTGGAATATCAACAGAAACAATCGGTTTTGCAGCTGCCATAGTTTCTAAAATTATCCATGGGCATCCTTCATATATAGCAGAATGGGCTACAAAATCAACTTGACTTAAGATAGAAGGAATATCATCTCTAAATCCAGTAAATATTATTTTATCTTCTAAGTTTAAGGTCTCAACTAAATTTTTAAACTTTTTATGATGATCCCCAGTTCCAATAAATAAAACTTTAAATTTTTTATATTTTTTTTCTAGTACACTAATAGCATTTATTAAATCCTGTTGAGCTTTCTGCCTTCCTAGCCTTCCAATATTAGCTATTACCGTATCTTCTTCATCAATATTATATTCTTTTCTTAAATCACTTTTTATATTGGAATTAACAAATTTATCATAATTAACACCATTATAAATCAATTTAATTTTATCACCTGATATTAAATCTTTAGGTAACTTTTCTAAACTTTTTTCTAATGTTGTTTTAGAAATCGCCATAAAATCTGTTACAAAATTTTTGAGTGCTAATCTATTATAAAAATGATTATTTATAGGTTTGGCTAAAGCTCTTCTATATATAATTTTATCAACCCCAGCAAGGTAACCAGCTAAAGAAGCAAATTTAAAATGAGAAGATTGAC
This genomic window contains:
- a CDS encoding acetamidase/formamidase family protein, producing MKISSEIFVYSMSAHNQAAASCQPGETVIFETQDCFSNQIQSEEVLFESTDWDTINPATGPLKVEGAEIGDTLKVEIKKIELNNQGVMVTTSEESYLEEFITESKTKILPIKNNKVIFNDKINFDLKPMIGVIGTSPGEDKKAVSCGTPASHGGNMDTKVIMAGTTLYLPVKVPGAMLAMGDLHAAMGDGEVGVTGVEAAGEVTVKVDLVKNKDLSDPLLETEAAFYTIASGTDVDAAVKKASNNMFRFLKERLDLHNNEISMLMSIICDLQISQVVDPQKTARMRVDKEALKEYDLKY
- a CDS encoding lipopolysaccharide kinase InaA family protein translates to MNLKNNSFITYKKNEITITVRSDLDSNWVNSFLDKFCDDKDIENTKVLYDKRNTITKIADPILQKEIAVKEFHLKKTYDQLRFRMLPSKAERSLKIARALQKIGLKTPAPLAVIEKRGKTKELIFSYYITDYVDYDFNLLDIAKDFKHPERYKIKEIMPQLGKEVKRMHQANIVHNDLHAGNILVKDFETKAKLYYIDLNRGRVKDNLSEKEKIDDLKRLKFTDQEKKIFFKNYSPGKWKYYKKEVSEARQKRRRFVNAKNKIRKFLGIKKD
- a CDS encoding NAD-dependent epimerase/dehydratase family protein, with the translated sequence MQHLITGAAGFIGSNLAKELLEKGEEVIGIDCFTDYYSRDLKEKNIENILNDPKFSFLEKDLLQVDLKKLLKDIDYVYHQAAQAGVRSSWGEDFEIYNQNNILLTQKLLEAAREAKQLKKFVYASSSSVYGDTDQLPMQEKNRLQPVSPYGVSKLAGENLTYLYHKNFKVPTVSLRYFTVYGEGQRPDMAFHIFTKAFLTGGEINIFGDGKQSRNFTYVGDIARANILAAEKAPAGEIINIGGSGKGIVLNDTLDLIKELTNCDTKINYIEKVKGDVKHTSADTSKAEKLLGYQPQVSFKEGLKREVEWLQKIY
- a CDS encoding glycosyltransferase, with the protein product MKNILFINTGIIWGGVEGWNYKTAKALNEIGHNVFILAKAGTPFLKKCREANLQVETIEKIDSGTFLNMLRVHRLKKYLKKNKIEVMFFCQSSHFKFASLAGYLAGVDKIIYRRALAKPINNHFYNRLALKNFVTDFMAISKTTLEKSLEKLPKDLISGDKIKLIYNGVNYDKFVNSNIKSDLRKEYNIDEEDTVIANIGRLGRQKAQQDLINAISVLEKKYKKFKVLFIGTGDHHKKFKNLVETLNLEDKIIFTGFRDDIPSILSQVDFVAHSAIYEGCPWIILETMAAAKPIVSVDIPSVRELVIDGETGYLTARNKEKFADALFKMIQNKEREKMGNYAHEIYKENYTFNNMIKNIEKEFLSK